The following proteins come from a genomic window of Marispirochaeta sp.:
- a CDS encoding methylated-DNA--[protein]-cysteine S-methyltransferase, whose protein sequence is MSGSLYSQASADFKRVEEAIRFIEENFKLQPSLEQMARTVHLSKYHFDRLFKRWAGISPIQFMRFMTLQYTKERLSTSRSLMESAMNAGLSGTGRLHDLFVTFEGVTPGEFKRQGDGLRITYGFCDTPFGECLLATTERGICYLGFVGAEGRSTALRELADTWPGSERVEHLASVRLIVEQIFRSDNAKIPEPINLQVKGTNFQINVWKALLTIPEGCVVSYQDIGAQIGHPKAVRAVGNAVAMNPIGYLIPCHRVIASTGKINQYRWGSARKRAMIGREAAVTAIERLNQLG, encoded by the coding sequence ATGAGCGGTTCGCTCTACTCTCAGGCGTCTGCAGACTTCAAGCGCGTCGAAGAGGCGATTCGATTCATCGAAGAGAATTTCAAGCTTCAGCCGAGCCTCGAACAGATGGCCCGGACCGTCCATTTGAGCAAGTATCATTTCGACCGCCTCTTCAAACGATGGGCCGGCATTAGTCCGATCCAGTTCATGCGCTTCATGACGCTGCAATACACCAAGGAGCGATTGTCCACCTCGAGATCGCTCATGGAGTCCGCGATGAACGCCGGACTGTCCGGAACGGGCAGACTGCATGATCTGTTCGTAACGTTCGAAGGGGTGACTCCGGGGGAGTTCAAGAGGCAGGGAGACGGATTGAGAATCACCTATGGATTCTGCGACACTCCCTTCGGAGAGTGTCTCCTTGCAACCACCGAGCGAGGAATCTGTTATCTCGGGTTCGTTGGAGCCGAGGGACGATCGACGGCGCTTCGGGAACTCGCCGACACGTGGCCTGGCTCAGAACGCGTGGAGCACCTTGCGTCAGTCCGCCTGATTGTGGAACAGATTTTTAGATCTGATAACGCGAAGATCCCCGAGCCCATTAACTTGCAGGTCAAAGGGACCAACTTTCAGATCAATGTGTGGAAGGCACTACTGACTATCCCGGAAGGCTGCGTTGTCAGCTATCAGGATATTGGCGCTCAGATCGGTCATCCTAAGGCGGTGCGGGCGGTAGGCAATGCGGTCGCAATGAACCCCATCGGCTACCTTATACCCTGCCACCGCGTCATCGCATCAACAGGAAAGATCAATCAGTATCGTTGGGGATCGGCGAGGAAAAGGGCGATGATCGGGCGGGAAGCTGCAGTCACAGCGATCGAGAGGTTGAACCAACTCGGTTGA